From the genome of Aliarcobacter lanthieri:
AAAAAAATTGCATTATCTAATGAAGAATTTGATGTTAGCTCTTTTGATGATGATTACTTAGTTTGTGAGTGTGCAAGAGTTAATTTAGAAGATATTAAAATTGCCATAAAGCAATTTGATTTAAAAACTATTGAAGATATAGGAGAAATTACAAAAGCAGGAATTTTCTGTAAATCATGTCAAAAAGAGGGTGGTTTAGAAGAAAAAGAGATTTATCTAAGTGATATTTTAGAATATACTAGAAAAGAGATAGATGAACAAAAAGAAAAAGCTCAAGAGAGAAGTCAAATAGATTTTGAAAGTTTATCAAAAGAAGAAAAATTAAAACTTATTGATGAAGTTTTAGATGAAGATGTACGACCAATGCTTGTTATGGACGGTGGAAATATGGAAATTTTAGATTTGGTTGATTCAAAACCACACTATGATTTATATATTAGGTATTTAGGTGCATGTAGTGGATGTAGTTCAGGAAGTATGGGAACCCTTTATGCTATAGAATCAATTTTACAAGATAAAGTATTTGTTGATTTAAGAGTTTTACCTATATAAAAAATAGTTTTTTGAAATTATTTTGGTACAATAGGTAAAATAAAGAGAGGTTATTTTTATGTTTGCTATTTACAATAATGGAACAGTAGGCTTTAGAAGTACAACAGATAATTTATATGAATTAAAAAATATTGATGAAGCAGAAAGTGTTAGATTTGAACCTAAAGAGGGATTGATTCAAGATTTTTCTAGTGAACTAAATAAAAATCAAAAAAATGAATTTTTAAATTCTTATAAAAAAATTGCATCTTTAGATAACTTAGAACCAGTTTATAAAATAAAAGATATTATGACAAAAGATGTTATGTATGCTACTACAAATTTCACTATTGCAGAATTATATGAATTTATAAAAGATAAAGGTGTTTCTCAAATTCCAATAACAGCTTTTGGTAAAAAAATTATTGGAATTATAAATAAAAAAATTATTCTAACTTTAATAATGAATAATATAGATGATATAGAATCTGTATTAAAAAGAAAAATAGAAGATGTTTATTTACCAGAAGTTCTAACAGCAGACCCTGAATCAGATGTAAGACATGTTGTTAAAGTAATGTTGGATTTAAAAATTGATGCTATACCTATTGTTGATGAAAATGATATTTTAGTAGGGATTGTATCTAAAACTGATATTTTAAAAGCTGTTGCAAATTTACCAAAATTGCAGTTATGGTCTTAAGAGATATAGTTTAAACTATATCTCCTGAATCAAAAATAGTCATATTTCTACCAGATTTTTTTGCTTGATAAAGTAATTCATCAGCTTTTAATTGAGCTTCTCCTATTGAATTATAATTACTTCTAAAAGTAACTCCTGCAGAGAAAGTTATATTTATCTTATTATCTTTATATATGAAGGTACTATTTAAAAAAGCGTTTTTTACTCTTTTTATGTACCTTTTAATTTCTATTCTATCTCTAAAATTAACTAAAGCAACAAATTCCTCTCCACCATATCTTGCAACAACATCTTCTTTTCTTGTAAGATCTTTTAAAATAGTAGCAAATGATTTTAATATTTCATCTCCACAAATATGACCAAAACTATCATTTATTCTTTTAAAATGGTCTATATCAAAAAATACAATAGCAAAATTTGTATCAAAAATAAAATATTGTTTTTCCATTTTTTTTGCTTCATTATCATAAGCTCTTCTATTTAAAATACCAGTTAAAAAGTCAAAAAGGTATTCTTCTTTAGCAACTTTTAATTCTTTTTCTAACTCTTCTATTTGTTTTTGCAAAAGTTTAAATTTATCAATACTTGAAGCTAAAGCTTTATTATTTTCTGATAAAGAATTTTCTAATTTATAGATTGTATCAATTAATTTTTTCTGAACAAGAATAAGCTCTCTTTTAGAGTAATCTGAAATATCTAATTTTACTAAATCTTCTTTTATTCTTTTTATTTCTTCATTTGAACTATCACTATCTGAAAGTGTTTTATCATAGTATCTACTAATCAAAGATGTTAGTTTTATAATATCATTTGTTTTCTCTTTTAAAACTCTTCTATCTGCTTCTACTCTTTTATGTGCAAATTCTTTAATCTTTTTTATAGATTCTTTTGAAGTTATATTTTTTGGATTTCTAAAGCATGATAAAATAAAATCTTCAATCTCTTCTTTTAATTCGAAATTAACAGAAGGTGCTAATAAATCACTAAATGTACTTATTAAAGATTTTAATTCTTCATTTGTAGCTCTTTTTGATAAAATTTTTATAATTTGGAATATTGATTCCCCATCTAATACTTTTTTTTCATCATTTGTTAAATTCTTTAGCGCATCATTTATTATTTTTATATCG
Proteins encoded in this window:
- a CDS encoding GGDEF domain-containing protein translates to MKNIKEITKNTLSSLKDKKLPTTPENYFLEFVAQAKVFNNQFDDIKIINDALKNLTNDEKKVLDGESIFQIIKILSKRATNEELKSLISTFSDLLAPSVNFELKEEIEDFILSCFRNPKNITSKESIKKIKEFAHKRVEADRRVLKEKTNDIIKLTSLISRYYDKTLSDSDSSNEEIKRIKEDLVKLDISDYSKRELILVQKKLIDTIYKLENSLSENNKALASSIDKFKLLQKQIEELEKELKVAKEEYLFDFLTGILNRRAYDNEAKKMEKQYFIFDTNFAIVFFDIDHFKRINDSFGHICGDEILKSFATILKDLTRKEDVVARYGGEEFVALVNFRDRIEIKRYIKRVKNAFLNSTFIYKDNKINITFSAGVTFRSNYNSIGEAQLKADELLYQAKKSGRNMTIFDSGDIV
- a CDS encoding HPP family protein, with protein sequence MFAIYNNGTVGFRSTTDNLYELKNIDEAESVRFEPKEGLIQDFSSELNKNQKNEFLNSYKKIASLDNLEPVYKIKDIMTKDVMYATTNFTIAELYEFIKDKGVSQIPITAFGKKIIGIINKKIILTLIMNNIDDIESVLKRKIEDVYLPEVLTADPESDVRHVVKVMLDLKIDAIPIVDENDILVGIVSKTDILKAVANLPKLQLWS
- a CDS encoding iron-sulfur cluster assembly scaffold protein NifU, with the protein product MKENSQNEYSNKILERIDEPKNLGVITKEKAKEFNLKLLIADYESNAGDSIRLYWAVDKQSNIIMDAKFQSFGSGIIIALNDMMTELCIGKTVEKASKITKTDVEFALRDRPEMPAMNIQELYDKTLNFVVIKKIALSNEEFDVSSFDDDYLVCECARVNLEDIKIAIKQFDLKTIEDIGEITKAGIFCKSCQKEGGLEEKEIYLSDILEYTRKEIDEQKEKAQERSQIDFESLSKEEKLKLIDEVLDEDVRPMLVMDGGNMEILDLVDSKPHYDLYIRYLGACSGCSSGSMGTLYAIESILQDKVFVDLRVLPI